In Desulfatiglans anilini DSM 4660, a single genomic region encodes these proteins:
- a CDS encoding PTS sugar transporter subunit IIA has protein sequence MKLDLKEAESLLGISAMTIQRWARQGRIPAREADGALVFRQKELERWAWNRQWPLRRDPGMPCLEGSLETECLSDALRRGGVFFNVRGNTVKEVLNEMSGLVPLSADVDREGLVGLLEERERLASTGIGRGVAVPHPREPLTSIGDRAIVTAAFLERPVDFGAMDHVPVFLVLLMLSPATRTHLRLLSRLSFCLRDASLTEGLPNYREEEAFLKDIARAEQGL, from the coding sequence ATGAAGCTTGACTTGAAGGAGGCGGAGTCGCTTCTCGGCATTTCCGCCATGACGATTCAGCGCTGGGCACGCCAAGGGCGGATACCCGCTAGAGAGGCTGACGGCGCCCTCGTTTTCAGACAGAAGGAACTCGAACGGTGGGCCTGGAACCGGCAGTGGCCGCTGCGCCGGGATCCGGGCATGCCCTGCTTGGAGGGCAGCCTGGAGACGGAATGTCTTTCGGACGCCCTGCGGCGGGGAGGCGTCTTTTTCAACGTCCGAGGGAATACGGTCAAGGAAGTCCTGAACGAGATGTCCGGGCTGGTTCCGCTCTCAGCCGATGTGGATCGCGAAGGGCTGGTCGGGCTGTTGGAGGAGAGAGAGCGGTTGGCGAGCACGGGCATCGGGCGAGGGGTCGCCGTTCCGCACCCGCGTGAACCTCTGACCTCGATCGGTGACCGTGCCATTGTGACGGCGGCGTTTTTGGAGCGGCCGGTGGATTTCGGGGCGATGGACCATGTCCCGGTCTTTCTGGTGTTGCTCATGTTGAGCCCCGCAACGCGTACCCACCTCCGTCTGCTGTCCCGCTTGAGCTTCTGCCTTCGAGACGCATCGTTGACGGAGGGGCTGCCGAACTACCGAGAAGAAGAGGCCTTTTTGAAGGATATCGCCCGGGCCGAGCAGGGATTGTGA